A genomic segment from Solidesulfovibrio carbinolicus encodes:
- a CDS encoding IS5 family transposase, with the protein MSERTSSKPGIADYVVARRKRKECFLDEIDRLIDWNPLEKLLRKTLKRVANAVGNPAYPPLPMFKILLLQRWYTLSDTAVEEALYDRFSFVRFVGLSLDHDEVPDATTICRFRQSLVERNVQKRLLDKLNHQLQRRGLLVREGAIVDVSVVSSARRPFKVLDVLPQDRQEDNEGGTDVTISYSDDAEAAWLRKGNRAYYRYKIHAATDTRDGFVLGGHATPANRSDTEEFVAVLDEVDAKAGESIFADKGYSSQLNRYVLQVRGLADGIMHKAARNRELTLSEKIANRQISSVRAKVERVFGTLKRGYGFHRARYLGRAKVELEFLLNAMAFNLKKAVLKAAC; encoded by the coding sequence ATGAGCGAACGCACTTCTTCCAAGCCCGGCATTGCTGACTACGTTGTTGCCCGTCGCAAGCGCAAAGAGTGCTTTCTCGACGAGATTGATCGCCTCATCGACTGGAACCCGCTGGAAAAGCTTTTGCGCAAAACGCTCAAACGGGTGGCCAACGCCGTTGGCAATCCGGCCTATCCGCCGCTTCCCATGTTCAAAATCCTGCTCCTCCAGCGTTGGTACACCCTCAGCGACACGGCGGTGGAAGAGGCCCTGTACGACCGCTTCTCCTTCGTCCGGTTCGTTGGCCTCTCCCTGGATCACGACGAAGTTCCCGACGCCACTACGATCTGCCGCTTCCGCCAGAGCCTCGTTGAGCGCAATGTGCAAAAACGCCTGCTGGACAAGCTGAACCACCAGTTGCAGCGACGTGGCCTCCTCGTCCGGGAAGGAGCCATCGTCGATGTCAGCGTCGTTTCGTCCGCGCGCCGGCCGTTCAAGGTGCTCGACGTGCTCCCGCAGGATCGCCAGGAAGACAACGAGGGCGGGACGGATGTGACGATCAGCTACTCCGATGACGCCGAGGCAGCCTGGCTACGCAAGGGTAATCGCGCGTATTACAGGTACAAAATCCACGCCGCCACGGATACTCGGGACGGCTTTGTCCTCGGCGGCCATGCCACGCCGGCAAACCGGTCCGACACAGAAGAATTTGTCGCCGTCCTGGATGAGGTCGATGCGAAAGCCGGCGAGAGTATTTTCGCGGACAAGGGATACAGCAGCCAACTCAATCGCTATGTGCTTCAGGTTCGAGGCCTTGCTGACGGCATCATGCACAAGGCCGCTCGTAACCGGGAGCTGACTCTTTCGGAAAAAATCGCCAACCGTCAAATCAGCAGCGTCCGCGCGAAAGTCGAGCGAGTTTTCGGCACCCTCAAGCGCGGCTATGGATTTCACCGCGCGAGGTATCTCGGACGG